The sequence GGGGCGATCTTCGCCGCGCTCGGGGATCGCCGGACGCCACACAGCTACCGATGGCACGTTCGCCGCCTCGTGCAGGATGACGTGTGGCTGGACCAGGGGATCTCGTTCATGTTCGGAACCGGAGTGGACCGGCCCCTGACCGCGTGGGAGACGGCCTTCCTCCCGGTGGAACTCCTGAAGCACCTCGAAGAGGTCCAACGGCCGGACGGCCAGGGTGGGATGCGCCCCCTCCTCGGCCCGCGCCAGGTCCTCTTCGAGGCCACGCGGCCGGCCGAGCCGGAGGCGCCGCCCGCATTTTCCTTCCTCTGGGTCGCCGCAGGGCTCGCCGCGGCGGGAGGAATCGGGTGGGTGGGAAGGCAGGCCTGGAGGCGGAAGCGGTGGGCGAAGGCCGGCCTCTTCGCGGTGGTCACCGTCTGGGGGCTCTTCTCAGGGATCCTGGGGCTCCTGCTCGTCCTTTTTTGGTTCTCGCACCACGTGTCCGTGCACTGGAACGGGAACCTCTTCCACCTGAGCCCCCTCGCCCTCGCGCTTCCCGTCCTCGTTCTCCGGGACCTTCGCGGAAAGGCTTGCGCTTCGGCGGGGGCCGGAGCGCGGCTCGCCCTTCTGATCGCGCTCCTCTCCGTCGGGGCCGCCGTCATCCAACTGACGCCTCTTTTCGCGCAAGGGAACGCGGAGGTGATCGCTCTCGGCCTTCCGGTGAATCTGGCCCTCGCCTGGGTCCTCACTCGGTTCCCCGCCGAATGAGCTCGCCGTAGAAGCGAATCATCCCCACATAGTCCGTCACCGGAATCCTCTCGTTCGCGCCCCGCAAGCTCGCGAGCGTGGCCGCATTCATTCGAAAGGGAACGAAGCGGTAGCTGTCCCGCGCAACCGCGGAGAAAGGGCGCACGTCCGTGACTCCGGGGACCGTGGCGGGGAGAACGACCAGGAGGTCGGGAAATACCGCGCGGGCCGCATCCCGGATACGAAGGAAGCCCTCGGTGTCCGTGGAGGAAATGGCGGACGGAGGGATCGGGGCCGCGCCGGCCGGCTCGGGGAGAAGCTCGATCTCGAGGTCCCCGAGGCGGGCCCAGATTTCCTCCAGGACCGCGTCCGGCGCATCCCAGGGCGCGATCCCCACACGAAGCCGGGCGGTCGCGTGGGACGGGAGCGCTCCGCGGTCCGCCTCCGCGCGGAGGAGGGTGGGCGCGGCGACCGTACGAAGGGTGGCGCCGAGCCAGGGATTCCCCGAGAGGGCGCGCGCGAGCGGACGCTCGAACAACCAGAGGTTCGCGGCGAGCATCCGCGTCCCCGGGTCCATGTGGGGGGCCAGGGCCAAAAAGAGCCGGCGGGTCGGGCCCTGGATCCTCGGCGTGAACCCCGGATCCTCGAGGCGGACGATCGCCTCCGCGATTCTCCCCGCCGCGGTCCCGCGCGGGGGCGCCGAGGCGGGCCCTCCCACTCCCCGCGCCGTGAGCCGGAGCGCGAGCGCCCCCTGTTCGGCCGTCCCGATCACGCCGATCGGCTCGGTGACGCCCGGTAAGAGCCCCTCGGCGATCCCCCCGCCGTCGCCGAGGGCCCACAACGCGACGATTCCGCGCGACTCCAGGAGCGCGGCGACTTCCGAGAGGCCGCTCCCCTCCTCCTCCACGGGACCCCCGACCGCGACCATCAGGGTGCGGGCAGGATCGAAGCCCTCCGCGAGGAGGGCGTCCAATGCTTCGAAGATCGCGACGAGGGGTCCCCGCCCCGAAAGTGTTCCGCGACCCCACACGGCACCGTCCGCGAGCTCGCCGGAGAAGGGGGGGAAGCGCCACGCTTCCGCCCCCGGACCCGTCGGAGCGGGACCCATCCGGGCAACAAGGAGCACCGGCTCGAGCTCGGGATCCGTTCCACTCCAGGTGTAGAGGAAGGAGCTAGGAGCGACCGCCTCCCTCACGAGCGCCGCGTGGACCGCGGGAAAGGCGCTCGCGAGAAATTCGGGAAATCCGGGGGCCTCCGGGGTGGGTTCGGGTGGAATCCGGATCGCCACGGTGAGCCGGTCCAGCGCACGCGCCGCGTCGAAATCGAAGGGGTGAACCGCGACCTCCGAAAGAGTTTGTGGGCGCAGGAAGGCGGATCGAACGAAGAGAGTCGCGGTCAGGAGCCCCGAGACCACGAGGAAGGCGAGGAGCGCCCGGAAGAGAAGGGTCTTCATCGCGCGCAGTTTATCCGGAACCCATGAGCTGGGCCAGGTCCACAACCCTCGCGAGGGGCTCCCGCGCGAGGGTCCGGCGGAGTTCCTCGCTCCCCTCCCCTGCCAGGAAAAAGAGCGCCGCGCGCGCCTGCCGCCCGATCCCGTAACGGGTCTCCGCCATCCGGCGGTTCATCTCGCGGGGGAGCTCCTCGAAGCGCATCTCCCAGTCCACCAGTCCGTAGCAGACCTGCCCGTTCGAGAGGCGGCCGGCAACGGGAAAGTCGGCTTCGGATCCCCAGAGGGCGCCGACCTCCCTCGCCGGTACCCCGAAGGCCGCCTCCGCATGGTCCGCGAGCCACCGCCGGGCTGCCTCTTCCATCCATCCCTGAAGGTGCCGGCCGAGGGCGGGGCGGATCCGATCCCGCCAGACCGCCGGCGCACCCTCGCTTGCGATCAGGCTCCTATGCGGAAGGACCGAGCTGAACCAGAAGCCAAGGAAGGGATCGGAGAGCGCATAGCGGCGGCTCCGGCTCCCGGGGGCCGCATCGAGGGGAAGGTCCACGCGGACGAGTCCCTCCTCCTCGAGCTTCCCTAGGTACGGGGCGAGCTGCGACCCCGACTCGACACCGGAGGCGCGCGCAAGAATGCCCGACCAGTCCAGGGGACCGGCGGCGAGCGCGCGCAGGACGGAGGCGTAACGAGCGGGTCGCTGGAAGGTGGCCTCCAGGCGCCGCAGCGGCTCGTCGTGGAGGTCGCCCTGCGGTTTGAGGACCCTCCGCACCACCATCTCGCCGAGGTCCTGGCGCGGCCCCCCCGGGCGGAGGTGTGCGGGGTGATCGCCGAGGATTGCCCAGCGGAGAAAAGCATCCCGGGGATCCCTCGCGCCGTGCCCCCACCCCGCGACGCGGTAGGGAAGCGGCGGGAGCTCCAGCTCGAGGTCCGCCGGGCCGAGCGTGCCCCTAGTTCCGGTCAGGGGCTCGAGCGTGCCCTTCGCGCGGGCGCAGAGGACGAGACGCAAGGGAATCCCGTGGGTACGCACCCCCTGCACCAGGTCGGATAGCTCCTGTACGAGCCGCCGATGGGAAGAAAGGAGGGTCTCCATCCCGTCGAGGGCCAGGGTGAAGGGCTTGCCCGAATCTTCGACGCGGTCGCGCAGCCCCATCAAAAGCGAGAGCCATCCGGCCTTCGTGATTCCCGTCGGAAGGACCCCGGGGCGCCGGGGGACCGGAGCCTCTCCGAGTTGTGCTCGAGCGAGCTCCTCCAGATCCGCCAGAAGATCTCCCTCGGTGAGTGGCGCCCCCTGGAAGTGGAGGGATTCGGAGCCCTTCAACGCCCTCTGGAGGAGGGCCGTCTTCCCGCGCCCGCGTGCACCGGTGATCGTGACGACGGCGGGTCCGGCCCCGGCGAGGAGCGCCACCAGCTTCCCGAGCTCCATCTCCCGCCCCAGGAGCGGCTCGGGCTCGGAGAGGCCACCGGCTTCGCGTCGGAGTCCGCCCCTTCGCGACCGCCCCCTCGCAGCACCCTTCGACATTCGACCCCCACCCTGAAGTAAGATAATTATTATTAGACTAATCATACTTGAGCTAATTTTCCACGGATTTCCCCTTCTGAGCGCTCCTCCCTCCCCTTATACTCTTTCCTTCGTTTCGCAGGAAATACGCTTCCGGCCGGCCGGAAGCACCGCACCTTGGGGAGCCCAACATGCCGATCTCCACTCCGAGCCACAGCATCCTCGGAAAGTTTTCAACCCTCGGCCCACGACTCGCCGTCCTCGGAAGTCTCGGGCTCCTTCTCGTCACGCCGGGAGCCGCCTTCGCGCAGGACGCGGCCGAAAGCGCGATCTCCGGCGCGGACACGGCGTGGCTCCTTATCTCGGCCGCCCTCGTCCTCCTGATGACGCCCGGCCTCGCCTTTTTCTACGGCGGGCTAGTGAGCTCCCGAAACGCGCTCAACACGATGATGATGAGCTTCGTCGCGCTCGGCGTGGCGGGAGTCCTTTGGGCGCTCCTCGGGTACTCGCTCGCCTTCGGCGAGGGGAACGCCTTCATCGGCGACACTTCCATGGCCCTGTTGCGCGGCGTGGGGCTGGAAGTGAGTGGATCCATCCCTCACATCCTCTTCATGGCTTTCCAGGCCACCTTCGCGATCATCACCGCCGCACTGATCTCGGGAGCGCTGATCGGGCGCATGCGGTTCGGCGCCTACATGCTCTTCATCGCGGCCTGGGGGCTCCTGGTGTACGCTCCGGTCGCCCACTGGGTGTGGGGTGGGGGTTGGCTGAGCGGTCTGGGAGCGTTGGACTTCGCCGGAGGCGCGGTAGTCCATGTGAATGCGGGCGCCGCGGCCGTCGTCGCGGCGCTCGTGCTCGGAAGCCGAAAGGACTTCGGACGCCAGGCCTTCCTCCCGCACAACGTCCCCTTCGTCCTCCTCGGCGCCGGGCTCCTCTGGTTCGGATGGTTCGGCTTCAACGGCGGCAGCGCGCTCGCCGCGAACGAGATCGCGGCCCTCGCCTTCGTGAACACCATGCTCGCGCCGGCGGCGGCCCTCGTCGTCTGGGCGCTCCTCGATCATTTTCGGACCGGAAAGATCACGGCGGTCGGCATCGCGACGGGAATCGTCGTCGGCCTCGTGGCGATCACTCCCGCGGCGGGCTTCATCTCACCCGTTTCGGCGTTGCTTCTCGGGGCCATCGCGGCGCTGCCGAGTTATTTCGCGCTCCAGTGGCGCGCGCAGAGCAGGCTCGACGACTCGCTCGACGTCTTCGCCGCTCACGGGGTCGGCGGGATCACGGGCGCCATCCTCACGGGCGTCTTCGCGGACTCGACGGTGAACGGCTCGGCCGACGGACTCCTCTTCGGGAATCCGGGCGCCGTCGGGGTGCAGGCCCTCTCGGTCTTCGCCGTCCTCGTTTTCAGCGGGAGCATGACCTTCATCATCCTGAAGCTGATCGGACTCATCGTGCCGCTTCGCGGGAGCTCCCGCGAAGAGGGCGTCGGCATGGACATCCTCAATCATGGCGAAGAGGCCTACGCGAGCGGCGACGGGGCGATTCTGATCCTCGATGAAGAGATCAACGGATTCGGAGCGCCCGAAGGGACAGGCGCCTCCAGGTCACACGCGTCCTAGCCACCGATTCCCGGAGGGAAGATCCATGAAGCTGATCCGAGCCATCATCCGACCCGAGAAGCTGAACGAGGTGTTGAAGGCGCTCTTCCAAGCGGAGGTGCGCGGTATCACGGTCTCACGCGTTCAGGGCCATGGGGGCGAGACCTCCTCCGTGGCGACGTACCGGGGGACTTCGGTCATGATGGAGCTCACCGAAAAAGTGATGCTCGACATCGGCGTCTCCGAAGGGTTCACGGAGACGGTCGTGAATGCGGTCCTGAGCTCGGCGCGCACCGGGGAGGTCGGGGATGGCAAGATCTTCGTCATTCCGGTCGAGCAGGTCCATCGGATTCGGACCGGAGAGCGAGACACAGCGGCGGTCACCCCCGTGGCCGTGACCGCGGGTTAGTTTCGCGCCGGCGCATGGCCCTCAAGGCGTGCCCGGCGTGGTTGGACGAAAAGCAACGAGTTCCCCCATCGAGCCAGGAGAGGAGGAGGAAGGGATGACCCCGGAACAGTTTTTCAAGTTCGCGAAGACGAACAAAGCCACCATGGTGGACCTGAAGTTCACCGACCTGCTCGGGACGTGGCAGCACTGCACGTACCCGATTGAAACTTGGGACGAAGGGACTTTCGACGAGGGCGTCGGATTCGACGGATCCTCCATCCGTGGGTGGCAGGCGATCAACCAGTCCGACATGCTCGCGATCCCGGACGCTTCCACCGCGAAGATCGATCCCTTCTTCGCCGAGCCGACGGTGAGCGTCATCGCGAACATCGCGGACCCGGAGACGCTCGAGGACTACACGCGCGACCCGCGCCACGTGGCGCGAAAGGCGCTCGAACACTTGAAGAAGTCGAAGATCGCCGACACTTGCTTCGTCGGTCCCGAGCCGGAATTCTTCATCTTCGACCAGGTGCGTTACGAGCAGACGCAGAACCGCGGCTTCTACGAGATCGACTCGGTGGAAGGAGCCTGGAACACGGCCCGTTTCGAGGAGCCGAACCTCGGCTACAAGCCCAGCTACAAGGGTGGGTACTTCCCCGTTTCGCCAACCGACACGTACCACGACCTCCGGACCGAGATGGTCCTCGCGATGCAGAAGGTCGGGATCGTCGTCGAGGCACACCACCACGAAGTCGGCACCGGTGGACAGTGTGAGATCGACATGAAGTTCTCGCCGCTTCTGCAGATGGCCGATCAGTTCATGTGGTTCAAGTACATCATCAAGAATGTTGCGAAACGGCATGGAAAGACGGTCACCTTCATGCCGAAGCCCATCTTCCAGGACAATGGGAGCGGCATGCACACCCATATGTCGCTCTGGAAGGGCGGGAAACCTCTCTTCGCCGGGAAGGAGTACGCGGGGTTGAGCCAGATGGCGCTCTACGCGATCGGCGGGCTCCTCAAGCACGCGAAGGCGATTCTGGCCTTCGCGGCTCCGACGTCGAATTCGTATCGCCGATTGGTCCCCGGGTACGAGGCGCCCGTGAACCTCGCCCTCTCCAAGCGAAATCGGTCCGCCTCGGTTCGGATTCCGATGTACTCGCCGAGCCCGAAGTCGAAGCGTCTGGAGTTCCGTTGCCCCGACCCGAGCTGCAACGGGTACCTCACCTTCTCCGCCATGCTGATGGCGCTCATGGACGGGATCAACAACAAGATCGAGCCCGGCAAGCCGCTCGATCGCGACATCTATCACATGACGAAGGCGGAGCTCGACAAGACACCGAAGACACCGGCAAGCCTTGAAGAGTCGCTCGAAGCGCTCAAGAAGGACCATGCCTTCCTCACACAGGGCGGCGTCTTCACCGATGATCTGATCCAGACCTGGATCGATTACAAGATGGAGAACGAGGTCGAGGCGCTCCGCCTCCGGCCCCATCCGCACGAGTTCTTCCTCTATTACGACAACTGAGGAAAGGCGAAGCGGTGTTCCGGGATCCCGGAACACCGTGGAGAGCGGGAGCGAGCGCCCCGGGGGTCGAAGGGAGTACCCCCGGGGCGTTGGCTTCACACGGACCGGGCCACGCGTACGCCGCCCCCACCTGACGATTCATGCCCCGAAACACAAACACCCGCCGGGCCGACGCTCTCGCGGCGATCCGGCCGACACCCTCCCGAACCGAGGGCCCCGCGGGGAGCGCGCCCGTGGACGTTGGGCGTATCTTCGGGGAGAACACCTTCGGGGTAGCCCAGATGAAGGCGAGGCTTCCGCCGGAGACCTTCAAGCGGCTGGTGGCGACTGTTGAGTCTGGATCGGAGCTTGACTCTTCGGTGGCGGACGCGGTGGCCGCCGCCATGAAGGATTGGGCCGATGAGCGGGGCGCCACGCACTTTTCCCACTGGTTCCAGCCGCTCACGGGGCTGACCGCTGAGAAACACGACTCCTTCCTCACGCCGGCACGCGGGGACGGCGGCCCGGCGATCACGCTATTCTCGGGACAGGAGCTGATCCAGGGAGAACCCGACGCCTCTTCCCTTCCCTCCGGCGGCCTTCGCACGACGTTCGAAGCGCGCGGCTACACGGCCTGGGATCCCACTTCGCCGGCCTTCATCATCGAAGGTGCGGGGGGCGCGACTCTTTGTATCCCGACCGCCTATTCTTCCTGGTCGGGGGACGCCCTCGATCAGAAGATCCCGCTCCTCCGCTCGACACACGCCCTCGAGGAGCAGACCCTGCGCGCTCTCCGCCTCTTCGGGGTGAAGGCGAAACGCGTGCGCGCGACGCTCGGCCCGGAGCAGGAATTTTTCCTCGTGGACCAGGAGTTCTTTTATCGGAGGCCCGACCTGGTCACCACGGGGCGGACGCTCTTCGGTGCCCGGCCACCCAAGGGACAGGAGCTCGAGGACCACTACTTCGGGGCGATCCCCGAGCGGATCCTCGAATACATGCAGGCGGTCGAGTTGGAGCTCTACCGTTTGGGGGTCCCGGTGAAGACGCGGCACAACGAGGTCGCTCCGGGGCAGTTCGAGATGGCCTTCTTATACGAGGAGGCGAACCTCGCTGCCGACCACCAGCAGCTCACGATGTCCACGTTGCGCCGAGTCGCGCGAAGGTTCGGGCTCGTTTGCCTCCTCCACGAGAAACCCTTCGCGGGGGTGAACGGGAGCGGGAAACACCTCAACTGGTCCCTCGCGACCGATGAGGAGAACCTCCTCGAACCCGGCGACACCCCCCACAAAAACATGCAGTTCCTCTTTTTCTGCGCGGCCGTTCTCCGCGCGGTGGAGCGGCACCAGGACCTGCTCCGGGCCTCGGTCGCCTTCGCGGGGAACGACCACCGCCTCGGCGCGAACGAGGCTCCCCCCGCGGTCCTCTCGGTCTTCCTCGGGGACCAGCTCACCGACATCTTCGAGCAACTCGCCGAGGCCGGGGCCGCGACCTCTTCGCGGGGAGGGGGCCTCCTGGGGCTCGGCGTCCGGGTCCTTCCCGCACTCCCGAAACACGCCGGGGACCGGAATCGGACCTCTCCCTTCGCCTTCACCGGGAACAAGTTCGAGTTTCGCGCGCTCGGGGCCTCGCAGAGCATCTCCTTTCCCGCCACCGTCCTGAACACGATAGTCGCCGAATCCATTGACGAGCTTTGCGACAAGCTCGAGGCGGAGAAGGCGTCCGGGAGCGGCCTCCAGGTGGCATTGGGAAAGGTCCTGGCCGAGGCGGCTGGAGAGGTGCGCCATATCGTCTTTAATGGGGACGGATATTCGGGCGCGTGGGAAGAAGAGGCAAAGCGCCGCGGTCTCCTGGATCTGCGGACGACCCTCGACTCCCTTCCCCACCTCGTGAAGGACAAAAACGCGGAGATCTTCGAGCGGTTCGGCGTCCTCTCCCGGCGGGAGCTCGAGTCTCGTTACGACATCGCGCTGCACCATTACTTTCATACGGTGAACATCGAGGGGGAGACCGCGGCCGCGATCGGACGGACCATGATCCTCACCGCCGCGATCCGGCACCTGAATGAGCTCCTCGAGGCGGTTCGCGGTGCAAAAGAGGCCGGAATCAAGGCCACGGCGGTGACGCGGACCGCCAAGCTGGTCGTGGAGCTTGTGGACGAGCTGGAGGGAGCGCTCGAGGAGCTCCAGGCGCAGAACGCCGAGCTGGGAGGAGAAGAGGTGTCCTCGAAAGTCGTGCACATGCGGGAGAAGATTCTCCCCGCGATGGCCCGCGTGCGGCGCGTGGTGGATCGTCTCGAAAAGGTGATTCCCGACGACCGTTGGCCGATCCCGACCTACCGAGACATGCTGCACCTGCGCTGAGCGGCGGAACCGGCGACGTGCGGGCGGCGCCGAAGCTCCCTCCCCGACCTGCGCGGCGCCTCACTCCTCCGAGGGATCGCCCTCCAGGGGACGGGAAACCACGCAGGCGTTCACCCCTCCCACACCCATCGAAAGCTTCCCCATCGCGCCGCCCGGCGCCTTGCACGCAATGTCGTACACGAAACCTTTGTGCACGCCGGCGATCTCGATGTTCAGCTCCTCGCGGGTGAGCGGAGTCGGATAGAGGACGCCGCGCCCCACCCCGAGGTACTGGGCGGTGAGCTCCCATCCGCCCCCGGCGCTCATTCCGTGACCGAAGGTGCCTTTGCGCGCCGTGACGAGGACGGTCTCGGGAAAGATCTCCCGCAAGTTCTCGACCTCGAGGTAGTCCCCGGGGGTGGCGGTGGCGTGAAGGTCCCAACTCGTGATCTCTTCGGGATTCATCGCCCCGCGCGCGAGCGCGTCGCGGATCGCATGGAGGGGACCTTCCTTCGAAGGAGTGATGATGTGTTCGGCGTCGGAGG comes from Gemmatimonadota bacterium and encodes:
- a CDS encoding DUF4105 domain-containing protein is translated as MRPLLVAAALALAAASPGIAGAQEPPPEPRYEVFLLTMAQGAEVWELFGHNALLIRDRATGEDLAWNWGLFDFEQEAFIPRFLRGTMEYSMGPARLEPFLAGYAAANRTVFANEVLLTQEDAAALDAFVRWNFQPENRNYRYDYFRDNCSTRLRDALDGVLGGAIFAALGDRRTPHSYRWHVRRLVQDDVWLDQGISFMFGTGVDRPLTAWETAFLPVELLKHLEEVQRPDGQGGMRPLLGPRQVLFEATRPAEPEAPPAFSFLWVAAGLAAAGGIGWVGRQAWRRKRWAKAGLFAVVTVWGLFSGILGLLLVLFWFSHHVSVHWNGNLFHLSPLALALPVLVLRDLRGKACASAGAGARLALLIALLSVGAAVIQLTPLFAQGNAEVIALGLPVNLALAWVLTRFPAE
- a CDS encoding M20/M25/M40 family metallo-hydrolase, with amino-acid sequence MKTLLFRALLAFLVVSGLLTATLFVRSAFLRPQTLSEVAVHPFDFDAARALDRLTVAIRIPPEPTPEAPGFPEFLASAFPAVHAALVREAVAPSSFLYTWSGTDPELEPVLLVARMGPAPTGPGAEAWRFPPFSGELADGAVWGRGTLSGRGPLVAIFEALDALLAEGFDPARTLMVAVGGPVEEEGSGLSEVAALLESRGIVALWALGDGGGIAEGLLPGVTEPIGVIGTAEQGALALRLTARGVGGPASAPPRGTAAGRIAEAIVRLEDPGFTPRIQGPTRRLFLALAPHMDPGTRMLAANLWLFERPLARALSGNPWLGATLRTVAAPTLLRAEADRGALPSHATARLRVGIAPWDAPDAVLEEIWARLGDLEIELLPEPAGAAPIPPSAISSTDTEGFLRIRDAARAVFPDLLVVLPATVPGVTDVRPFSAVARDSYRFVPFRMNAATLASLRGANERIPVTDYVGMIRFYGELIRRGTE
- a CDS encoding ammonium transporter codes for the protein MPISTPSHSILGKFSTLGPRLAVLGSLGLLLVTPGAAFAQDAAESAISGADTAWLLISAALVLLMTPGLAFFYGGLVSSRNALNTMMMSFVALGVAGVLWALLGYSLAFGEGNAFIGDTSMALLRGVGLEVSGSIPHILFMAFQATFAIITAALISGALIGRMRFGAYMLFIAAWGLLVYAPVAHWVWGGGWLSGLGALDFAGGAVVHVNAGAAAVVAALVLGSRKDFGRQAFLPHNVPFVLLGAGLLWFGWFGFNGGSALAANEIAALAFVNTMLAPAAALVVWALLDHFRTGKITAVGIATGIVVGLVAITPAAGFISPVSALLLGAIAALPSYFALQWRAQSRLDDSLDVFAAHGVGGITGAILTGVFADSTVNGSADGLLFGNPGAVGVQALSVFAVLVFSGSMTFIILKLIGLIVPLRGSSREEGVGMDILNHGEEAYASGDGAILILDEEINGFGAPEGTGASRSHAS
- a CDS encoding P-II family nitrogen regulator yields the protein MKLIRAIIRPEKLNEVLKALFQAEVRGITVSRVQGHGGETSSVATYRGTSVMMELTEKVMLDIGVSEGFTETVVNAVLSSARTGEVGDGKIFVIPVEQVHRIRTGERDTAAVTPVAVTAG
- the glnA gene encoding type I glutamate--ammonia ligase: MTPEQFFKFAKTNKATMVDLKFTDLLGTWQHCTYPIETWDEGTFDEGVGFDGSSIRGWQAINQSDMLAIPDASTAKIDPFFAEPTVSVIANIADPETLEDYTRDPRHVARKALEHLKKSKIADTCFVGPEPEFFIFDQVRYEQTQNRGFYEIDSVEGAWNTARFEEPNLGYKPSYKGGYFPVSPTDTYHDLRTEMVLAMQKVGIVVEAHHHEVGTGGQCEIDMKFSPLLQMADQFMWFKYIIKNVAKRHGKTVTFMPKPIFQDNGSGMHTHMSLWKGGKPLFAGKEYAGLSQMALYAIGGLLKHAKAILAFAAPTSNSYRRLVPGYEAPVNLALSKRNRSASVRIPMYSPSPKSKRLEFRCPDPSCNGYLTFSAMLMALMDGINNKIEPGKPLDRDIYHMTKAELDKTPKTPASLEESLEALKKDHAFLTQGGVFTDDLIQTWIDYKMENEVEALRLRPHPHEFFLYYDN
- a CDS encoding glutamine synthetase III, producing the protein MPRNTNTRRADALAAIRPTPSRTEGPAGSAPVDVGRIFGENTFGVAQMKARLPPETFKRLVATVESGSELDSSVADAVAAAMKDWADERGATHFSHWFQPLTGLTAEKHDSFLTPARGDGGPAITLFSGQELIQGEPDASSLPSGGLRTTFEARGYTAWDPTSPAFIIEGAGGATLCIPTAYSSWSGDALDQKIPLLRSTHALEEQTLRALRLFGVKAKRVRATLGPEQEFFLVDQEFFYRRPDLVTTGRTLFGARPPKGQELEDHYFGAIPERILEYMQAVELELYRLGVPVKTRHNEVAPGQFEMAFLYEEANLAADHQQLTMSTLRRVARRFGLVCLLHEKPFAGVNGSGKHLNWSLATDEENLLEPGDTPHKNMQFLFFCAAVLRAVERHQDLLRASVAFAGNDHRLGANEAPPAVLSVFLGDQLTDIFEQLAEAGAATSSRGGGLLGLGVRVLPALPKHAGDRNRTSPFAFTGNKFEFRALGASQSISFPATVLNTIVAESIDELCDKLEAEKASGSGLQVALGKVLAEAAGEVRHIVFNGDGYSGAWEEEAKRRGLLDLRTTLDSLPHLVKDKNAEIFERFGVLSRRELESRYDIALHHYFHTVNIEGETAAAIGRTMILTAAIRHLNELLEAVRGAKEAGIKATAVTRTAKLVVELVDELEGALEELQAQNAELGGEEVSSKVVHMREKILPAMARVRRVVDRLEKVIPDDRWPIPTYRDMLHLR